One segment of Methanolinea mesophila DNA contains the following:
- a CDS encoding P-loop ATPase, Sll1717 family, translating to MIKLSFNDIEFGLAAAENERSNKPYLLLKGFLDSNGYIDQLMNGDKFLVLGPKGSGKSAIGSRIELLSDSRTVFVKSHYLEDFPFNRFNEIIPGREEPPEVRYPSHWELLILISFIENFYLDRDIEPYEKLTKLQSVLSESGVLPSKNLSEMVTKATRREFKVGLPKILEYAYTAESGGKKLDINYLNSVLKDICYSIKGKNQHIVIIDGLDDVLTKRDKQYVSLSSLILAADRINRKFKQNSIRAKIIILCRTDLFEKLPGTNKNKIKQDSALVLDWYQDVTDIKSTNLVKLINLRAYASLNREVDVFDEYLPHYYKGNTTVIRQVFDNTRHTPRDIIQLLNKIQEHSKIQNRERPSVENIKNGLRGYSLDYLVPEIKDELVGYLSNEEIEKIILLLSAMRRPTFSLHEIEAFSQSDVSFSDLTLTKILPILYDCNAIGNIDRAGFVSWKYRNRYSSFDPHSNIIIHKGLRKGLSLP from the coding sequence ATGATAAAATTGTCATTTAATGATATAGAATTTGGTTTAGCCGCAGCAGAAAATGAAAGATCAAATAAACCCTATCTTTTGCTTAAAGGATTTTTGGATTCAAATGGATATATTGATCAATTAATGAATGGAGATAAATTCTTGGTTTTAGGCCCGAAAGGTTCAGGAAAATCGGCAATAGGGTCGCGAATTGAACTTCTATCCGATAGTCGTACCGTTTTTGTTAAAAGCCATTATTTAGAGGATTTTCCATTTAATCGGTTTAATGAAATTATTCCTGGTCGGGAAGAACCTCCTGAGGTTAGATATCCTTCTCATTGGGAATTATTAATTCTAATTAGTTTTATAGAAAATTTTTATTTAGATCGTGATATTGAACCCTATGAGAAATTAACAAAATTACAGTCAGTGCTCTCAGAATCGGGTGTATTGCCGAGTAAGAATTTATCTGAAATGGTGACAAAAGCTACAAGAAGAGAGTTCAAGGTAGGGCTACCGAAAATATTGGAATATGCATACACTGCTGAATCTGGAGGAAAAAAATTAGATATTAACTATCTAAATAGTGTACTGAAGGATATTTGCTATTCAATCAAAGGGAAAAATCAGCATATTGTAATCATTGATGGTTTGGATGATGTATTAACAAAAAGAGATAAACAATATGTATCTTTATCATCTCTAATCCTTGCAGCAGACAGAATTAATCGAAAATTTAAACAAAATTCAATAAGAGCCAAAATTATCATTTTATGTAGAACCGATTTATTTGAAAAACTTCCTGGAACAAATAAAAATAAAATTAAACAAGATTCGGCTCTTGTTTTGGATTGGTATCAAGACGTAACCGATATTAAATCTACGAATTTAGTAAAATTAATCAATCTAAGAGCATATGCATCACTAAATCGTGAAGTTGATGTATTTGATGAATATCTCCCCCATTATTATAAGGGAAATACAACGGTAATTAGACAAGTGTTTGATAATACCCGACACACACCGAGAGATATCATTCAATTACTAAATAAAATTCAAGAGCATTCTAAGATACAAAATCGAGAAAGACCTAGTGTTGAGAACATAAAAAATGGATTGAGAGGTTATTCATTAGATTATCTCGTACCTGAAATAAAAGATGAATTGGTAGGGTATCTGTCAAATGAAGAAATTGAAAAGATAATATTGTTATTGTCTGCAATGAGACGACCCACATTTTCACTACACGAAATCGAAGCTTTTTCACAATCAGATGTATCATTTTCGGATTTAACTTTAACCAAAATTTTACCAATATTGTATGATTGTAATGCTATAGGAAATATTGATAGAGCGGGTTTCGTTTCTTGGAAATATAGAAATAGGTATTCCAGCTTTGATCCGCATTCAAATATAATAATCCATAAAGGTTTAAGAAAAGGGTTAAGTCTTCCTTGA
- a CDS encoding B3/B4 domain-containing protein encodes MEFSPEVLAAFPGIGVAEGDIRSVRIEPQRADLEAGKIQVLEGVRGRYTLENVRNEPVFRAYRDFFWSVGVDPTKTRPASEALVRRILTGGTLPVINTAVDAYNLASALSGVPIAAFDLDTLSGGLLLRFARNGEEFLGIGMKKPLVLRENQVVMTDNARIIAVYPYRDSDSTKVTPATTNIRIVSCGVPGIAPAMVAGAFATCVRYLEEYTGGVSTGYVLYPRDGTVHT; translated from the coding sequence ATGGAGTTCTCGCCCGAAGTTCTCGCAGCGTTCCCCGGTATCGGTGTTGCGGAAGGGGACATCCGTTCTGTCCGCATCGAACCGCAAAGGGCTGACCTGGAGGCCGGAAAAATTCAGGTTCTGGAGGGGGTCCGAGGTCGTTACACCCTTGAAAATGTCAGGAACGAACCGGTATTCCGGGCATACCGGGACTTTTTCTGGAGTGTGGGAGTCGATCCAACAAAGACCCGGCCCGCATCCGAGGCGCTGGTGCGGAGGATCCTCACAGGGGGAACACTCCCGGTCATCAATACTGCGGTTGACGCCTATAACCTCGCATCCGCACTATCCGGCGTGCCGATAGCGGCGTTCGACCTCGATACGCTCTCCGGCGGTCTTTTACTGCGGTTTGCCCGGAATGGCGAGGAATTCCTCGGGATAGGGATGAAAAAACCGCTCGTCCTCCGGGAGAACCAGGTCGTCATGACCGATAATGCCCGGATTATCGCAGTCTATCCTTACCGTGATTCGGATTCTACGAAAGTCACTCCCGCCACCACCAATATCCGGATCGTCTCATGCGGAGTTCCGGGGATAGCCCCGGCGATGGTTGCCGGGGCATTCGCAACATGTGTACGGTACCTGGAAGAGTACACGGGAGGGGTCTCAACCGGATACGTGTTGTATCCGCGGGATGGCACCGTCCATACGTAA
- a CDS encoding alpha/beta fold hydrolase, whose amino-acid sequence MPYITVGKENSGNIDLYYEDHGTGTPVVLIHGWPLSGASWEKQITALISAGYRVITYDRRGFGRSARPWAGYNYDTMTRDLHTLLEKLDIRDATIVGFSMGGGEVARYLGTYGPDRVKKAVFISAIPPFLLKTPDNPAGVEKAVFDQIQAGLAADRPAFLTQFFANFYNADLLKGTRISDQALQLSWNVAAGASARASYECVNAWLEDFRGDLTRITIPTLIVHGDADRICPFPVTGKRMHDAIKGSTFAVIKGGPHGLIWTHADEANRALIEFLKR is encoded by the coding sequence ATGCCATATATTACCGTCGGGAAGGAAAATTCGGGAAATATCGACCTGTACTATGAAGATCACGGTACGGGAACGCCGGTCGTGCTGATCCACGGCTGGCCCCTGTCCGGTGCATCGTGGGAGAAGCAGATCACGGCCCTGATCAGCGCCGGATACCGGGTGATTACGTATGACCGGCGTGGATTCGGCCGATCGGCCAGGCCTTGGGCGGGCTACAATTACGATACCATGACCCGGGACCTGCACACGCTGCTGGAGAAGCTCGACATCCGGGACGCGACCATCGTCGGGTTTTCCATGGGTGGCGGAGAGGTCGCCCGCTATCTCGGGACCTACGGACCCGACCGGGTGAAAAAGGCGGTATTTATCTCGGCGATCCCGCCGTTCCTCCTAAAGACCCCCGATAACCCTGCCGGGGTGGAAAAGGCGGTTTTCGACCAGATCCAGGCGGGTCTCGCCGCCGACCGGCCGGCGTTTCTCACCCAGTTCTTCGCGAACTTTTACAATGCGGACCTCCTGAAGGGGACGCGGATCAGCGACCAGGCACTACAGCTCTCCTGGAACGTCGCGGCCGGGGCCTCTGCCCGGGCGAGCTACGAATGCGTCAACGCCTGGCTCGAGGACTTCCGCGGGGATCTCACACGGATCACCATTCCCACCCTGATCGTCCACGGCGATGCGGACCGGATCTGTCCCTTCCCGGTCACCGGGAAGCGGATGCACGACGCGATCAAGGGGAGCACCTTTGCGGTGATCAAGGGCGGACCGCACGGCCTGATCTGGACCCATGCAGACGAGGCGAACAGGGCGCTGATAGAGTTTTTAAAGAGGTGA
- a CDS encoding PEGA domain-containing protein has protein sequence MKFRYIILVLFLCILITGATALPSEGTLYVASSPTGATILINGAEQGVTNQFVTNITAGMQNLTLVKEGYQPYTTVVNVPAGGVKVLAPITLTKGEPSPGVTGTLYVSTYPSGATILINGTDHGMTDKFVTDAPAGDQNLTLVKEGYLPYSTTVTVPAGGVKVLAPITLTRGGPSPEVTGTLYVASYPSGATILINGTDHGMTDKFVTDAPAGNQNLTLVKEGYQPYSTTVTVPAGGVKVLAPITLIKGGPSPEETGTLYVASYPKDATIRIDGNISGITDRFVNNLPAGNHVLTLTLAGYAQYSTNVTVPAGGVKVLAPITLIEMSDEHRAEIFRATLEEHGFIVNSGQMTPVDPIVDLLDSGIGDSANGNNAGQPYKVLMVPVSPFGEDNPFERGITILRLRPDEGVIYLGPTPPPCDYFSFTVYLWVRHKDSLVPKGDWMNAAVNDPLNNALIKTEGGGTPFGQQTMVIFTPDRGVYERVAAHAREAGYPESMINPYIIPSGLLNLGVYPETPLADSFIILLRTANFVSKTQGDQYLSDNHYARVWRVTPETAPVLDPYPTPDPRVRKWKSERELYPDLENGLERLKNAIIAQTPNASYESYESIRWFADSRDVLEETDPSSPLYHKFVAGEGSDTPYLRTSLSGEAANFVLGNDDMVVVYGVNHAATGLATYSNFGVYGDWITCSCQDNPMQYVFGCGDRSWNGVTGMSSHVFTGSAEEYIPGDPMAPYLYAVKVLRQPPQDTNEKYYVVVPTSTPEHPCAEPGYCLGLDDPIMIGYRAYLNPHTASGADYDDIIHDRAIRFSLGE, from the coding sequence ATGAAATTTCGTTATATAATTCTGGTTCTATTCCTCTGTATCCTTATCACAGGAGCAACTGCTCTCCCTTCGGAAGGGACCCTGTATGTCGCATCCTCCCCAACGGGGGCGACCATCCTCATCAACGGCGCAGAACAAGGGGTCACGAACCAGTTCGTCACCAACATTACCGCAGGTATGCAGAACCTGACACTGGTGAAAGAAGGATACCAGCCATATACTACCGTGGTCAATGTTCCGGCCGGCGGAGTGAAGGTCCTGGCTCCCATTACCCTCACCAAGGGAGAACCGTCGCCGGGGGTAACCGGAACCCTGTACGTGTCCACGTACCCTTCAGGTGCCACGATTCTCATCAACGGAACCGACCACGGCATGACCGACAAATTCGTGACGGATGCACCTGCAGGAGACCAGAACCTGACCCTGGTGAAAGAAGGCTACCTGCCGTACAGCACAACCGTCACGGTTCCGGCCGGTGGAGTGAAGGTCCTGGCTCCCATCACCCTCACCAGGGGAGGACCGTCGCCCGAGGTCACCGGAACCCTGTATGTTGCCTCGTACCCGTCGGGTGCCACGATTCTCATTAACGGAACCGACCACGGCATGACCGACAAATTCGTGACGGACGCACCTGCAGGGAACCAGAACCTGACCCTGGTGAAAGAAGGATACCAGCCGTACAGCACGACCGTCACGGTTCCGGCCGGTGGAGTGAAGGTCCTGGCACCCATCACCCTCATCAAAGGAGGACCATCGCCGGAGGAGACCGGGACCCTGTACGTGGCCTCCTATCCAAAAGATGCAACCATCCGTATCGATGGCAACATAAGCGGGATCACCGATCGGTTCGTGAACAATCTGCCCGCAGGGAACCATGTCCTCACCCTTACCCTCGCCGGATACGCGCAATATAGCACGAACGTCACGGTTCCGGCTGGTGGAGTGAAGGTCCTGGCACCTATCACCCTGATTGAGATGAGCGACGAGCATCGGGCTGAGATCTTTCGGGCAACCCTTGAGGAACACGGATTTATTGTCAACAGCGGCCAAATGACACCCGTCGATCCGATCGTCGATCTGCTGGACTCCGGCATCGGCGATTCGGCCAACGGCAACAACGCAGGCCAACCCTACAAAGTGCTGATGGTCCCGGTCTCGCCTTTTGGAGAAGATAATCCCTTCGAGAGGGGGATCACGATTCTCCGGCTCAGGCCTGACGAGGGGGTGATCTACCTGGGGCCGACACCCCCGCCGTGCGATTACTTCAGCTTCACGGTCTACCTCTGGGTCCGCCACAAAGACAGCCTCGTTCCCAAAGGGGACTGGATGAACGCCGCCGTGAACGACCCGCTCAACAACGCCCTGATCAAGACCGAGGGGGGCGGCACACCCTTCGGCCAACAGACGATGGTGATCTTCACGCCGGACAGGGGTGTCTACGAACGCGTAGCGGCCCATGCCCGGGAGGCCGGCTATCCCGAATCCATGATCAATCCTTATATCATTCCTTCCGGGCTGCTGAACCTCGGCGTGTATCCCGAGACCCCGCTCGCCGATTCGTTTATCATCCTGTTGCGCACGGCCAACTTCGTCAGCAAGACCCAAGGGGACCAATACCTCAGTGATAACCACTATGCCAGGGTATGGCGGGTTACGCCCGAAACGGCGCCGGTACTGGACCCTTACCCCACGCCCGACCCGCGGGTCCGTAAATGGAAGAGCGAGCGCGAGCTCTATCCCGACCTGGAAAACGGGCTGGAGCGATTGAAAAACGCCATCATCGCCCAGACGCCCAATGCCTCGTACGAATCCTATGAATCCATCCGCTGGTTTGCCGATTCAAGGGATGTGCTGGAGGAGACCGACCCGAGCTCGCCCCTTTACCACAAGTTCGTAGCCGGGGAAGGCTCCGACACGCCCTACCTGCGGACGTCGCTCTCCGGCGAGGCGGCCAATTTCGTGCTGGGAAACGACGATATGGTGGTGGTCTACGGGGTCAACCATGCGGCAACCGGCCTGGCTACCTATTCCAATTTCGGGGTGTACGGAGACTGGATCACCTGTTCGTGCCAGGACAACCCGATGCAGTACGTGTTCGGGTGCGGCGACCGCAGCTGGAACGGCGTGACAGGCATGAGCAGTCACGTTTTCACCGGGAGCGCAGAGGAATATATCCCCGGGGACCCGATGGCTCCCTACCTGTACGCGGTAAAGGTGCTACGCCAGCCGCCTCAAGACACGAACGAAAAATACTATGTCGTGGTGCCGACCTCGACCCCGGAACATCCTTGTGCAGAGCCCGGCTATTGTCTCGGGCTCGATGACCCGATAATGATCGGTTACCGGGCCTACCTCAATCCGCACACGGCCTCCGGTGCCGATTACGACGACATCATTCATGACCGGGCGATCCGGTTCAGTTTGGGAGAGTAG
- a CDS encoding MFS transporter — protein MSDEAPDSPQRLRLILGLLSLAQLMIVLDFSIVNVALPSIQAQFQLAPLNLQWVVSAYALTFGGFLLLGGRASDMFRRKHVFLAGLVVFSLASLLGGFAFSAEMIFVSRAIQGLGAAMLSPTALSLVTTTFREGQERNTALGLFGSMAAIGFTTGVILGGILTSALSWHWVFFVNVPIGAFVFIASVLVIPGPETKQEKAGFDITGAVLITSSLLLVIYSITQASNPGESPLHLAILLVLTVVLVASFVYVERRACVPLVPFDIFRRRLIAIADILMFLTFAANAALVFVITLFLQEVRGFSPLETGIIFIPAGLGGLSGATLAPRIIRRIGYRLMILGGLVLFITGVIALATIGTTSSIVLLMVYYYFTALGLVSAIVSFNIAGTTGVAHERQGLAAGLLTTSQQIGAAVGVSIAGVVITGFARLSGTETVITVEGYRAALFVSELFLVPAVILSLYLLHRGLARKDLGIPAKPGT, from the coding sequence GTGTCGGATGAAGCCCCGGACTCCCCGCAACGGCTGCGTCTCATCCTCGGGCTGCTCTCCCTCGCCCAACTCATGATAGTGCTCGATTTTTCCATCGTCAACGTCGCGCTTCCCTCGATCCAGGCCCAGTTCCAGCTCGCCCCTCTCAACCTCCAGTGGGTGGTCAGTGCTTACGCCCTGACCTTCGGCGGGTTCCTGCTCCTGGGAGGGCGGGCTTCCGACATGTTCAGGAGAAAGCATGTCTTTCTCGCAGGGTTGGTCGTGTTTTCACTCGCGTCCCTGCTGGGTGGTTTTGCCTTTTCAGCGGAGATGATATTCGTATCCCGGGCGATCCAGGGGCTCGGTGCCGCCATGCTCTCCCCTACCGCGCTGTCCCTGGTGACCACCACCTTCCGCGAGGGACAGGAACGGAACACGGCCCTCGGTCTCTTCGGTTCGATGGCCGCAATAGGATTCACCACCGGGGTTATCCTCGGAGGTATCCTGACCAGTGCCCTCTCGTGGCACTGGGTGTTCTTTGTCAATGTCCCCATCGGGGCGTTCGTGTTCATCGCGAGCGTCCTCGTCATCCCCGGACCGGAAACAAAACAGGAGAAGGCGGGGTTCGATATCACCGGGGCGGTGCTGATCACGAGCTCGCTCCTCCTTGTCATCTATTCCATTACCCAGGCATCGAACCCGGGGGAATCTCCCCTGCACCTCGCGATCCTCCTGGTATTGACCGTGGTGCTCGTGGCCAGTTTCGTGTACGTGGAACGGCGGGCCTGTGTCCCCCTGGTGCCGTTCGACATCTTCCGCCGGCGCCTCATCGCAATCGCAGATATCCTGATGTTCCTCACCTTCGCGGCGAACGCCGCACTCGTCTTCGTGATCACCCTCTTCCTCCAGGAAGTCCGGGGGTTTTCCCCGCTCGAGACCGGCATTATCTTCATCCCCGCCGGACTCGGCGGACTTTCCGGTGCGACCCTTGCCCCGCGGATCATCAGGCGGATCGGCTACCGGCTGATGATCCTCGGCGGGCTCGTGCTCTTCATTACGGGGGTGATCGCACTCGCGACCATCGGTACCACCTCGTCGATCGTCCTGCTGATGGTGTACTATTATTTTACGGCGCTTGGCCTCGTATCCGCCATCGTCTCCTTCAATATCGCCGGCACGACCGGGGTGGCCCACGAACGCCAGGGTCTCGCGGCCGGGCTCCTGACCACCTCCCAGCAGATAGGTGCGGCCGTCGGGGTAAGCATCGCCGGCGTAGTGATCACCGGGTTTGCACGCTTGTCAGGGACGGAAACGGTGATCACAGTCGAAGGATACCGGGCGGCGCTGTTCGTCTCGGAACTTTTCCTGGTCCCTGCGGTAATCCTCTCACTCTATTTGTTACATCGCGGACTCGCACGAAAAGATCTCGGAATTCCGGCAAAACCAGGGACCTGA
- a CDS encoding pyridoxamine 5'-phosphate oxidase family protein, with protein MADKLMEYFNRTDRIGTLSTANKDGVVDSAVFGSPRMIDAKTVVMGLGTNRTLENLQQNPHAVFMIIEPGKTVMDWKGIRVYLKVKALATSGELLETFKARMEQIVGKEAADMVHATVTFDVVEIRPLIDMGQGWEMSI; from the coding sequence ATGGCGGACAAGTTAATGGAGTACTTCAACAGGACAGACAGGATCGGAACGCTCAGCACCGCGAACAAAGACGGAGTCGTCGACAGTGCCGTATTCGGCTCCCCGAGAATGATCGATGCGAAGACGGTGGTCATGGGGCTTGGGACGAACCGGACCCTTGAAAACCTGCAACAGAACCCCCATGCCGTGTTCATGATCATCGAGCCGGGGAAGACGGTCATGGACTGGAAGGGGATTCGGGTCTACCTCAAGGTGAAAGCGCTCGCTACTTCGGGCGAGCTGCTCGAGACCTTCAAGGCCCGGATGGAACAGATCGTGGGGAAGGAAGCGGCCGACATGGTGCATGCCACCGTGACCTTCGATGTTGTGGAGATCCGCCCGCTGATCGACATGGGGCAGGGCTGGGAGATGTCGATCTGA
- a CDS encoding PKD domain-containing protein: MKSLTVCVISFILLGVVLSGCTTQPTGPATPTVSPVPTSPATVPATNSPNPAGTTLQLTVIATQSPRTASIPPPIAQFSASPVSGVDPLTVHFTDESSLSPDHWAWDFGDGSTSNERNPVHVYTASGTYTVSLVVSNAGGSNSETKYYFITVNPAYRPPGASFTANPPTVAQPYTVEFIDTSTGPPTHWSWSFGDGGSSTEQNPVHSYPAVAATWYVTLNVTNPAGSSETTGTVTFGPQSLM; this comes from the coding sequence ATGAAATCACTGACCGTGTGCGTTATCTCCTTCATTCTGCTCGGCGTCGTGCTCAGCGGGTGCACCACGCAGCCCACCGGTCCCGCTACACCCACGGTCTCCCCTGTCCCGACATCTCCCGCGACAGTGCCCGCCACGAACTCCCCCAATCCTGCAGGCACCACTTTGCAATTGACCGTCATTGCCACGCAAAGCCCGCGGACTGCATCGATCCCACCCCCTATCGCGCAGTTTTCCGCGAGCCCTGTTTCAGGCGTAGACCCGCTCACCGTACATTTCACAGACGAATCAAGCCTTTCACCCGACCATTGGGCCTGGGACTTTGGGGATGGAAGCACGTCGAACGAGCGAAACCCGGTCCACGTGTATACCGCTTCCGGGACCTACACGGTCAGCCTGGTAGTATCCAACGCCGGCGGGAGCAACTCGGAGACCAAGTATTACTTCATTACGGTCAATCCCGCATACCGACCCCCTGGGGCTTCGTTTACCGCAAATCCTCCCACCGTGGCCCAACCATATACGGTCGAGTTTATCGATACCTCCACAGGCCCCCCGACACACTGGTCCTGGAGTTTCGGCGACGGGGGAAGTTCGACCGAGCAGAACCCGGTTCATTCCTACCCGGCCGTCGCGGCGACGTGGTACGTGACACTGAATGTCACCAACCCGGCAGGGAGCAGCGAGACCACGGGAACGGTCACATTCGGCCCGCAATCGTTGATGTGA
- a CDS encoding SDR family oxidoreductase has product MEPLILVTGSTDGIGKATAGALVRQGARVILHGRSRAKAREVQRELQEVSGGEKPDILVADFSAQDEVRSMADEVVSTFPKLDVLINNAGTYQEARTLTDDGVEMTFAVNYLAPFLLTGLLLPLLRESAPSRIVNVASSAHEDVSRIDWDNLPDMPRYDPWEAYSLSKFGDIVFTYLLAEKLEGSGVTVNCLHPGVTDTKILNNAFPGMRGISPEEGARTSVYLAVSPEVAGVSGKYFEEMQPAGSTALTHDRAVQERFWKIAEDLTGLE; this is encoded by the coding sequence ATGGAACCACTCATCCTGGTTACGGGTTCGACGGACGGGATCGGAAAAGCGACCGCGGGGGCACTCGTCCGGCAGGGGGCCAGGGTCATCCTCCACGGGAGGAGCCGGGCGAAGGCGCGTGAGGTCCAGAGGGAATTGCAGGAAGTATCGGGCGGAGAAAAACCCGATATCCTCGTTGCCGATTTCTCCGCCCAGGACGAAGTCCGCAGTATGGCCGACGAGGTCGTTTCGACCTTTCCGAAGCTCGATGTGCTCATCAATAACGCCGGGACCTACCAGGAAGCCCGGACTCTTACGGACGACGGAGTCGAGATGACGTTTGCAGTGAACTACCTTGCGCCATTCCTGCTCACCGGCCTTCTCCTTCCCCTGCTCCGGGAGAGTGCACCCTCGCGAATCGTAAACGTGGCATCGAGCGCCCACGAGGACGTCTCCCGCATAGACTGGGATAACCTCCCTGATATGCCCCGCTACGACCCGTGGGAAGCGTACAGCCTCTCGAAATTCGGGGACATCGTATTCACCTATCTGCTCGCGGAAAAACTTGAAGGGTCGGGGGTTACCGTGAACTGTCTCCATCCTGGTGTGACCGACACAAAGATCCTCAACAACGCGTTCCCTGGCATGAGGGGCATCAGCCCCGAAGAAGGAGCCCGGACCTCCGTGTATCTGGCGGTCTCACCCGAAGTGGCAGGAGTGTCGGGAAAATATTTCGAGGAGATGCAGCCGGCCGGATCAACCGCACTCACGCATGACCGGGCCGTCCAGGAGAGGTTCTGGAAGATCGCGGAAGACCTGACCGGGCTTGAATGA
- a CDS encoding radical SAM protein has translation MITQVHILTTYMCNMSCEHCFVCSSPYSEGTFTPSQITTLLDQTDALGTVQKIYFEGGEPFLFYPVMLNGIRQARDRGYAVGIVTNGYFATSIENARCFLEPFPNLGLSDLSISEDVFHYEIREENAARRAFRAAKEMGLPAKILALEPGASGPEMRGSPREEKKGVVTGGSIMFRGRAAAKLSQYADARDWQEFRTCPYEDLREPSRVHVDAFGNVQICQGICMGNVWKHPLEELVRNYSPENHPICGPLLKGGPAQLARDLEYTPPATVADACHLCYLARKSCREKFPGILEPTQVYCDE, from the coding sequence ATGATAACCCAGGTGCATATCCTTACAACCTACATGTGTAATATGTCGTGCGAACACTGTTTCGTCTGCAGCAGCCCGTATTCGGAGGGGACGTTCACCCCCAGCCAGATAACCACGCTCCTCGATCAGACCGATGCCCTGGGGACCGTGCAAAAGATCTACTTCGAAGGCGGCGAACCGTTCCTCTTCTATCCGGTTATGCTCAATGGCATACGTCAGGCCAGAGACCGGGGATACGCCGTCGGTATCGTGACCAACGGGTACTTTGCCACCTCCATAGAGAACGCCCGGTGTTTCCTGGAACCTTTTCCTAATCTCGGGCTTTCGGATCTCAGTATCAGCGAAGACGTTTTCCATTACGAGATCCGGGAGGAAAATGCCGCCCGGCGGGCATTCCGGGCAGCAAAGGAGATGGGGCTGCCGGCAAAAATCCTCGCCCTGGAGCCGGGGGCATCGGGTCCGGAAATGAGGGGATCTCCGAGAGAGGAAAAGAAAGGAGTCGTCACCGGCGGGAGCATCATGTTCCGGGGGCGGGCTGCGGCGAAACTGAGCCAGTATGCCGACGCCCGCGACTGGCAGGAATTCAGGACCTGTCCCTACGAGGACTTACGGGAACCTTCGCGGGTACACGTGGATGCATTCGGGAATGTCCAGATATGCCAGGGGATATGCATGGGAAATGTTTGGAAACACCCGCTCGAAGAACTCGTCAGGAACTATTCACCAGAAAACCATCCGATCTGCGGACCGCTTCTGAAAGGGGGACCTGCACAACTCGCCCGGGACCTGGAGTATACTCCGCCGGCGACGGTTGCAGATGCCTGCCACCTCTGCTACCTTGCACGGAAGTCCTGCCGGGAGAAGTTCCCGGGAATTCTCGAGCCGACGCAGGTATATTGCGACGAGTGA
- a CDS encoding TfoX/Sxy family protein has translation MPYYSESESKELREKFEEIVLSWPDVTKKMMFGSPSYARGGTIFAMLVSGGIILTRLDEDRKAALLNETDAEYFVGHGRVIKKWIHIRIKDISDVDRYIPFIEASYRSAEE, from the coding sequence ATGCCGTATTATTCCGAATCCGAATCAAAAGAATTAAGGGAAAAATTCGAGGAGATTGTCCTTTCCTGGCCTGACGTAACGAAAAAGATGATGTTCGGCTCTCCGTCCTATGCACGCGGGGGAACAATTTTCGCGATGCTTGTGAGCGGGGGCATCATCCTTACGCGCCTCGATGAAGACCGCAAAGCGGCCCTGCTGAACGAGACTGATGCGGAGTATTTCGTCGGTCATGGAAGGGTGATAAAAAAATGGATTCATATCAGGATTAAGGATATTTCAGATGTCGATCGGTATATCCCCTTTATCGAGGCGAGTTATCGCTCAGCAGAAGAATAA
- a CDS encoding superoxide dismutase, whose translation MEKFYTLPTLPYDYKALEPYISETQLTLHHTKHHQGYVNGANGIFEKFDKARKEKTDFDVKATLKELSFHVGGYELHDLFWRNMAPAGKGGGGLPKGNLAKAIDEEFGGFDRFKKEFSAAASSVEGSGWGVLSYCPETKRPLIVQIEKHNANLYPGYPVLMVLDVWEHAYYLDYRNDRGKFVEAFWNIVNWNEVERRLAGVMR comes from the coding sequence ATGGAAAAGTTCTACACGCTTCCGACACTTCCGTACGACTACAAGGCGCTCGAGCCGTATATCTCGGAAACCCAACTCACCCTGCACCACACGAAGCACCACCAGGGATATGTGAACGGGGCGAACGGCATCTTCGAGAAGTTCGACAAGGCCCGAAAAGAAAAGACAGATTTCGATGTGAAAGCGACCCTGAAAGAACTCTCGTTCCATGTCGGAGGATACGAACTCCACGACCTCTTCTGGCGGAACATGGCGCCCGCTGGCAAAGGAGGCGGGGGACTCCCCAAGGGAAACCTTGCGAAGGCAATCGACGAAGAATTCGGCGGATTCGACCGGTTCAAGAAGGAATTCTCTGCCGCCGCATCGAGCGTGGAAGGATCAGGCTGGGGAGTACTCAGTTACTGCCCCGAGACAAAACGACCGCTCATCGTGCAGATCGAGAAACACAATGCCAACCTGTACCCGGGTTACCCGGTCCTCATGGTCCTTGACGTCTGGGAGCACGCCTACTACCTCGATTACCGGAACGACCGTGGGAAGTTCGTCGAGGCGTTCTGGAATATTGTGAATTGGAACGAGGTGGAGAGGAGGCTTGCGGGAGTGATGAGGTAA